The proteins below are encoded in one region of Helianthus annuus cultivar XRQ/B chromosome 2, HanXRQr2.0-SUNRISE, whole genome shotgun sequence:
- the LOC110877397 gene encoding deacetylvindoline O-acetyltransferase: MLSKLQRFGRRQLHTIVSREIIKPSSPTPSHSKTYNLSLFDQISLNSHTPIVAFYQNIEQSSHHITLKLKNSLSKTLVQYYPFAGRVKKSSPSFVDCNDEGVEYTEASNDSSLSDFLQQLKHEDLDPLFPNDLIWFHPRIRGDTEGVTCPLAVQVTRFTCGGIAVASTLFHKVGDARTMLNFINHWATVTAKKDVSLINPEIIHYQKKNITLPDLLSDRSRVGCVTRSFLFPNKMLNNLKAKVTAMASESGQPIANPTRVEVVSWLLHTRAMAARTKNNSGTFTPSGMAFPTDMRGVLVEKVAGTRVGNLVFSIDVPTRNQSELAPHVSISEMRKGKTAFRSIRNLETAMEMVAKMSPEVALERLKIVDEYYIYSSLCRFPMYDIDFGWGKPVKVSIGGTIKNTTILMATPDGYGIEASVCLEKEDMKILQNDPELQAFC, encoded by the coding sequence ATGTTGAGCAAGCTTCAAAGATTTGGTAGAAGACAACTTCACACAATTGTCTCTAGAGAGATCATCAAACCCTCTTCTCCAACCCCTTCACACTCCAAAACATATAACCTCTCATTGTTCGATCAAATCTCATTAAATTCACACACACCGATTGTTGCATTCTACCAAAATATTGAACAAAGCTCTCATCATATAACACTCAAGTTGAAAAACTCCTTATCGAAGACCCTAGTTCAGTATTATCCGTTTGCTGGTCGGGTGAAGAAATCTAGCCCGAGTTTTGTGGATTGCAATGATGAGGGGGTTGAGTATACAGAAGCAAGCAATGACAGCTCATTATCGGATTTCCTACAACAATTAAAACACGAAGATCTTGATCCACTCTTTCCAAATGATCTGATCTGGTTCCACCCGCGAATTAGAGGTGATACCGAAGGTGTTACTTGCCCGTTAGCTGTTCAAGTCACCCGGTTTACATGCGGAGGGATAGCAGTGGCATCAACTTTGTTTCACAAAGTTGGTGACGCACGAACTATGCTAAACTTCATCAATCATTGGGCCACAGTGACTGCCAAAAAAGATGTATCACTTATAAATCCAGAAATCATTcattaccaaaaaaaaaacattacattgcCAGACCTCTTAAGTGACAGGTCACGTGTTGGTTGTGTTACAAGGAGTTTTTTGTTCCCTAATAAAATGTTAAACAATCTCAAAGCCAAAGTGACAGCAATGGCTAGTGAATCCGGACAACCTATCGCAAACCCTACTCGGGTTGAAGTTGTGTCATGGCTGCTCCACACGCGCGCAATGGCTGCGCGCACCAAGAATAACTCAGGAACTTTCACGCCAAGTGGCATGGCCTTTCCGACTGACATGAGAGGCGTTTTGGTAGAGAAAGTGGCAGGAACAAGGGTAGGAAATCTTGTGTTCTCAATAGATGTTCCCACACGGAATCAAAGCGAACTCGCGCCACATGTATCGATTAGTGAGATGAGGAAAGGGAAGACGGCTTTTCGAAGTATTCGAAATTTGGAAACTGCAATGGAAATGGTTGCTAAGATGTCACCAGAAGTTGCCTTGGAGAGGTTAAAAATAGTTGATGAGTACTACATATATTCAAGCTTGTGTAGGTTTCCAATGTACGATATTGATTTTGGGTGGGGGAAGCCCGTGAAAGTAAGTATTGGTGGAACGATAAAGAACACAACAATTTTGATGGCGACTCCGGATGGCTATGGGATCGAAGCATCCGTGTGTTTGGAAAAAGAAGACATGAAGATATTGCAAAATGACCCTGAGTTACAAGCCTTTTGCTAG